TACCTAAGTGGTATGCTGCAACAAGGGCTGCTAGCAATAACATCGCGGCAACTTCAACCAATAATAAATAGTGAGTAAAGAGTGCTTGACCAACTACTTTTGGTCCAATCACTTGTGCCCCAAGTGGTGCTGAAATAGTGGTGTATTCACCGCCAAGCATCCAAACTAAAAGCAAGCCGAGTAAGAAACTCATGAGGGCCGGATATGCCCAAGCATCTGAAGAAAGCCATTTACGTTCTTGTTCAACGGTGTGTTGACCTAAGTTAAGCATCATCACAACGAATACAAACAGAACCATAATTGCTCCAGCATAGACGATGATTTCAAGAGCACCTGCAAAAGGCGCCCCCACGATCATGAAAATACCAGCAACAGCAAGCAATGAAACAATTAGACTAAGCAAAGCGTGTACAGGGTTCGTGTTAGTCACTACACGAACCGTAGAAACGATGGCCACGAGTGCCATCAAATAAAACGGCCACATCATGGTAATAGACTCCGTACATCGATTGGTGCACTTTCTTTTTGTGCTTGACCTTTCTCTTTACCGTTAATTGCCATACCCGTTACACGGTAGAAGTTGTAGTCTGGGTATTTTCCCGGACCTGAAATGAGTAAGTTTTCTTTCTCATAAACAAGGTCTTGACGTACATATTCACCAAGTTCGAAATCTGGTGTCATCTGAATCGCAGTGGTTGGACAAGCTTCTTCACACATACCGCAGAAAATACAGCGTGAAAAGTTAATACGGAAAAATTCCGGATACCAACGCCCATCTTCTGTTTCTGCTTTTTGTAGTGAGATACAGCCAACCGGACACGCAACCGCACATAGGTTACATGCCACACAACGCTCTTCCCCATCTGGGTCACGCGTCAACACAATACGACCACGAAAGCGTGGCGGTACAATCTGTTCAGCTGGTACTTCTGGATATAAAATCGTGTCACGTTTACGCGTTACATGGCTAAATACCATAAACAACGAACGTACAATCGATCCGAATCCAGCTAGAAATTTATACATTTTGTACTCCCTGCTGTCCTAGGCCTGATTCATCAGAATCACAGCACCAGTCACTAACAAGTTGACCAACGCCAATGGCAAACAAATTTTCCAACCAAAGTTCATGACTTGGTCATAACGTGGACGCATTAAAGAACCACGAGCCAAAACAAACATCATTACAAAGAATGCTGTTTTAATCACAAACCAGAATACTGGCGGAACAAATGGAATTTCTAAATTGAATGGTGCTAACCAGCCACCGAAGAATAAAGTTACGATCAATGCAGAAATAAGTACCACGTTGACATATTCAGCAACGAAGAACATACCCCATTTCATACCACCATATTCAACATGGTAACCTTCAGCCAATTCTTGTTCTGCTTCTGGTTGGTCAAATGGATGACGGTGAGTTACCGCAACACCAGCAACCACAAAAATCAAGAAACCTAAGAATTGTGGAATGACAAACCAAACATCGCGTTGTGCTTCAACAATTTCACGAAGGTTAAATGAGCCTGCAATTGCAACCACACCCATCAATGAAATACCCAAGAACACTTCATAAGAAATGGTTTGAGCAGCTGAACGTAAACCACCAAGCAATGAGTATTTGTTATTTGAAGCCCAGCCACCAAATAATACTGCATAGACTGCAATACCAGCCATTGCCATGAAGAACAACAAACCGATACTCATATCGGCAACACCCAGTGAAGGACTCACCGGGATTACCATGAATGAGAGAACCGCTGTTGCCATTGCAACAGCTGGTGCTAAACGGAATGTAAGTTTGTCAGCAAATTTTGGTGTCCAGTCTTCTTTGAACATGATCTTGAGCATGTCGGCAACGATCTGGAACATACCACCAGGACCAACACGGTTTGGACCATAACGGTCTTGCCACCAAGCAAGTAAACGACGTTCAATAAAAGACATCAACGCTGCAACTAAAACAACCACAAGCAAAATCACAACTGCTTGAACTACAGCGTAGGCGATTGGCCAGTTCTCAGCCCAAAGTGGCGTTTGACGTATAATTTCTTGATTCATGAATTACACTCCTAAAGCCACTGAAACAGGCTCAGCTAGTGACACCATTGGTGCTAAACCAACTGGGTAACCAATATAACCTGTAGGTAAATATTCAATTACTTGTACAGGCAAGCTCACTGTGGTTTCGCCTGCTTTTACTGTAATGCGTTGACCTTCTTGAAGGTTCAAACGAGTTGCATCTTGTTCGCCCACTGCAAACATAGCTTCTGGAATACGAGTTTCCATTGCAGGTGTTTTAATAGTGAATTCACCAGAACCAAAAATATGATGCATTGGTACTAAGCGGAAACTTTCAGGGTTTGCAACTACAGACACTGGAGCAACATAGCTACGTGCAGGACGTTTTGCCAAGCGATCGAATAAACGAACACCGGAATCACCACCTTTTAAGTGACCACCCACTTCATCTTGGTATTTGTTCCAAGATTGTGGAGAGTTCCAGCCCGGAGCCCATGCAAATGGTACTAATGATGATGCTTTTTGCGGACCAACATAACCTTCCATTGAGAATGTTAATGCTGAATCTGGATCGGTAGGCTGTTTCGGTTCATGAACTGATAACGGCGCACGCATTGCTGTACGACCTGAATAACGACGTGGTTCACGCGCAATTTTCAAACCATGTACACGGTAACCTGCATCAGGTGCCACATCTTGAATTGCTTCAAGTACTGGTACATTTTTCACGATGCTTTCAATCACATCATCAAGCAATGTCCAATCTACAGCCTTACCTTTAATGCCAGTTTCGATGGCATGTAACCAACGCCATGATTCTTTAATTGCATATTCAGGCTTGTAATAACTTGGATCGTAAACTTGATAGAAGCGTTGTGCACGACCTTCTTGGCTTACAACAGTACCGTCACCCTCTGCAAAGCTTGCTGCTGAAAGAACGATATCAGCTAGTTTCACAGTTTCAGTTTCACTGTGATCAAGCACGATTACTGTTTCAGCTTTATCTAGTGCAGCTTTTACTTGAGCAGCAGGTAAACGACGGAACAAGTCATTTTCAACAATAACCAGTGTGTCGTAGTCTTGAGCAAATGCTTGTTCAAGGCTTAAGCCTCCAAACAATGCCAAGCCCATAGAGTTCACTTCAGGAACCACAAGACTTAAACCAGCTTTAGAACCTAAGTTCTGAGTCAACTCAGCCGCAGCTTCCATAATAGAAGCATCTTGCAAACTTGTGCCCGCAATGATTAATGGTTTGTTTGCTGCTTTTAAAGTGTCGGCAATGGTTTGAGCAAATGCTTTTGCATCGTCATCTAAACCAGTTAATACGTCACCTTTCACTGCTGCTGCTACGGCAAAGCCTAAACGTGCAATATCATTTGGAGAAGCAACAACTTCACCAGTTGCAACGTCGGCAAGACGAGTTTGAGTTGCAGCCAAGATATAGATCGGAGATTTTGCTTCCTGACCAATACGTTGTAAAGGTTCAGCCAACCAATCTGGAGTACGTGTTTTCGCAGCCATTTCACGAGCTTTGTTTTTCGCAGCTTGGCGAACAGACAATGCCATACGTGGAGCAGTTTGAGTTAGATCTTCACCTAAAATCAGAACAGCATCGTAGCTTTCAATTTCACGCATGTTCGGGTTGTAAATACCCTCGGTTTGCATGATAGATGCAGCAAGTTCAACAAGTTTTTGCTCTTTTTGAGCAACACCAGTTGAGTAATTTGCCTGACCTACAAGCTCACGTAATGCATAGTTAGATTCCAAGCTTGCACGCGGAGAACCAATACCCAAAACTTTTTTGCCTTGAAGCTTTGCAATCGTTTGATCTAAAGCTTGATCGACAGAAACAGTTGCAACAGTTTCACCGTTACGGAATTGAGGCTGACGTGGACGGTCTGCACGGTTTACATAACCTGTGCCAAAACGACCTTTGTCACAAAGGAAGTACTGGTTAACCGAACCATTGAAACGGTTTTCTACGCGACGGATTTCACCATAACGTTCACCCGGAGAAATGTTACAACCCGAAGAACAGCCCTGACACACGCTTGGTGCATACTGCATATCCCATTTACGGTTATAACGCTCTGAATGAGTCTTATCAGTGAATACACCTGTTGGACATACTTCAGTCAAGTTACCTGAGAATTCAGATTCTAAAGTACCTGATTCTGGACGACCAAAGTAAACACGAGATGCATTGGCATACACACCAAAGTCTGTACCACCCGCATAATCTTTGTAGTAACGAACACAACGGTAACAAGCAATACAACGGTTCATTTCATGTGCAATGAATGAGCCGAGTTCTTGATTGTAATGCGTACGTTTTGTGAAGCGGTAACGACGACGGTCATGACCAGTCATTACCGTCATATCTTGTAAATGACAGTGACCACCCTCTTCACAGACTGGACAGTCGTGCGGGTGATTCGTCATCAAAAATTCAACAATAGATGCACGGAAATCCGTTGCTTCTTTGTCTTCAACTGAGATATAGGTATTGTCAGATGCTGGTGTCATGCAAGACATGACCAAACGACCACGCGTATCTTCTGGATTCGCATATTGCGTAACAGCACATTGACGGCAAGAACCAACCGAACCTAAGGATGGATGCCAACAAAAATATGGGATGTCGATGCCCAGACTCAAACATGCTTGTAGCAAGTTTTCCGAGCCGTTGACTTCATACGATTTTCCATCGACATGAATTGTAGCCATAGTCGAATTCCTTAAGCTTGTTCTACGTTGCTGGTTTGCACGACAGGACGAGTCGTCACTTTCGCTTCAAACTCACCACGGAAATGTTTGAGTGCGCCCATAAGCGGCTCCATCGCACCTGGTGCGTGGGCACAGAAAGTTTTACCGATCCATAATTTACGAGTCAATTCTTGTAAATGGTCGATATCTTCTTTCTTACCTTCGCCTGCTTCAAGTGCTTTAAGCGCTTTAACAGCCCATGGCAAACCATCACGACATGGTGTACAGAAACCACATGATTCACGTGCAAAGAACTCTTCTAAGTTACGAGTGAGCGATACCATGCATTGAGTTTCATCTACAACCATTAATAAACATGTTCCCAAACGAGAACCTGCTTTCATAATCGTGTCTGCATCCATTGGTAAATCAATGGTATCTGCTGGTAAAAAGTCAGTTGAAGCACCGCCTGGTAACCATGCTTTCAGCGTTAAGCCTTCTCGCATACCACCAGCATGATCTTCAATCACTTCACGCGCAGTTGTACCAAATGGTAATTCCCAAAGACCTGGGAATTTCACTTTACCTGAGGCACCATAAATTTTAGTGCCTGGGTCTTTTGATTTACCTGCTGATAAACCGATATACCACTCTGGACCACGAAGCATAATTGCTGGCAAGTTGTTATAAGTTTCAACGTTGTTCACAATTGTTGGACGGCCCCATGCTCCTGCAACTTGCGGGAACGGTGGCTTAGTACGAGGGTTAGCACGACGGCCTTCAAGCGAGTTAATTAATGCAGTTTCTTCACCACAGATATAACGCCCTGCACCCGTATGTACATGCAACTCAAAATTCCAGCCAGAACCTAAAATATTTTCGCCTAAATAACCTTTAGCACGAATCTGTTCTAGCGCTTCATTTAGATATTGAGCGGCCTCGATGTATTCACCACGGATAAAGATATAACCATGAGTCGCCTCTAAGGTATAACCCGCAATTAACATCCCTTCGATCAATTGATGTGGAAGTTTTTCCATCAACAAACGGTCTTTAAAGGTACCCGGTTCCATTTCATCGGCATTACAGATCAAATAACGTGGACCACCATCATTTGGTGCCATTAATGACCATTTAATACCCGCTGGGAAACCCGCACCACCACGACCTTTTACGGTTGCAGCTTTAATCACGTCTAACACTTCAGCAGGCTTCATGCTTAATGCTTTTTTAAAGCCAGCATAACCTTCAAGTGCTTCGTAATCATCAGCACCACGAACTTCGTCACGTTTACTTAAACGCCAAGTTAGTGGATGAGTTTCTGGATTACCGTCGCCATAAATTGGTTTTGGTTCAGTATTCATACATACTTCTCCAATAA
This region of Acinetobacter sp. XS-4 genomic DNA includes:
- the nuoF gene encoding NADH-quinone oxidoreductase subunit NuoF, producing the protein MNTEPKPIYGDGNPETHPLTWRLSKRDEVRGADDYEALEGYAGFKKALSMKPAEVLDVIKAATVKGRGGAGFPAGIKWSLMAPNDGGPRYLICNADEMEPGTFKDRLLMEKLPHQLIEGMLIAGYTLEATHGYIFIRGEYIEAAQYLNEALEQIRAKGYLGENILGSGWNFELHVHTGAGRYICGEETALINSLEGRRANPRTKPPFPQVAGAWGRPTIVNNVETYNNLPAIMLRGPEWYIGLSAGKSKDPGTKIYGASGKVKFPGLWELPFGTTAREVIEDHAGGMREGLTLKAWLPGGASTDFLPADTIDLPMDADTIMKAGSRLGTCLLMVVDETQCMVSLTRNLEEFFARESCGFCTPCRDGLPWAVKALKALEAGEGKKEDIDHLQELTRKLWIGKTFCAHAPGAMEPLMGALKHFRGEFEAKVTTRPVVQTSNVEQA
- the nuoJ gene encoding NADH-quinone oxidoreductase subunit J translates to MWPFYLMALVAIVSTVRVVTNTNPVHALLSLIVSLLAVAGIFMIVGAPFAGALEIIVYAGAIMVLFVFVVMMLNLGQHTVEQERKWLSSDAWAYPALMSFLLGLLLVWMLGGEYTTISAPLGAQVIGPKVVGQALFTHYLLLVEVAAMLLLAALVAAYHLGKREPGAEEEKE
- the nuoG gene encoding NADH-quinone oxidoreductase subunit NuoG, which translates into the protein MATIHVDGKSYEVNGSENLLQACLSLGIDIPYFCWHPSLGSVGSCRQCAVTQYANPEDTRGRLVMSCMTPASDNTYISVEDKEATDFRASIVEFLMTNHPHDCPVCEEGGHCHLQDMTVMTGHDRRRYRFTKRTHYNQELGSFIAHEMNRCIACYRCVRYYKDYAGGTDFGVYANASRVYFGRPESGTLESEFSGNLTEVCPTGVFTDKTHSERYNRKWDMQYAPSVCQGCSSGCNISPGERYGEIRRVENRFNGSVNQYFLCDKGRFGTGYVNRADRPRQPQFRNGETVATVSVDQALDQTIAKLQGKKVLGIGSPRASLESNYALRELVGQANYSTGVAQKEQKLVELAASIMQTEGIYNPNMREIESYDAVLILGEDLTQTAPRMALSVRQAAKNKAREMAAKTRTPDWLAEPLQRIGQEAKSPIYILAATQTRLADVATGEVVASPNDIARLGFAVAAAVKGDVLTGLDDDAKAFAQTIADTLKAANKPLIIAGTSLQDASIMEAAAELTQNLGSKAGLSLVVPEVNSMGLALFGGLSLEQAFAQDYDTLVIVENDLFRRLPAAQVKAALDKAETVIVLDHSETETVKLADIVLSAASFAEGDGTVVSQEGRAQRFYQVYDPSYYKPEYAIKESWRWLHAIETGIKGKAVDWTLLDDVIESIVKNVPVLEAIQDVAPDAGYRVHGLKIAREPRRYSGRTAMRAPLSVHEPKQPTDPDSALTFSMEGYVGPQKASSLVPFAWAPGWNSPQSWNKYQDEVGGHLKGGDSGVRLFDRLAKRPARSYVAPVSVVANPESFRLVPMHHIFGSGEFTIKTPAMETRIPEAMFAVGEQDATRLNLQEGQRITVKAGETTVSLPVQVIEYLPTGYIGYPVGLAPMVSLAEPVSVALGV
- the nuoH gene encoding NADH-quinone oxidoreductase subunit NuoH is translated as MNQEIIRQTPLWAENWPIAYAVVQAVVILLVVVLVAALMSFIERRLLAWWQDRYGPNRVGPGGMFQIVADMLKIMFKEDWTPKFADKLTFRLAPAVAMATAVLSFMVIPVSPSLGVADMSIGLLFFMAMAGIAVYAVLFGGWASNNKYSLLGGLRSAAQTISYEVFLGISLMGVVAIAGSFNLREIVEAQRDVWFVIPQFLGFLIFVVAGVAVTHRHPFDQPEAEQELAEGYHVEYGGMKWGMFFVAEYVNVVLISALIVTLFFGGWLAPFNLEIPFVPPVFWFVIKTAFFVMMFVLARGSLMRPRYDQVMNFGWKICLPLALVNLLVTGAVILMNQA
- the nuoI gene encoding NADH-quinone oxidoreductase subunit NuoI; protein product: MYKFLAGFGSIVRSLFMVFSHVTRKRDTILYPEVPAEQIVPPRFRGRIVLTRDPDGEERCVACNLCAVACPVGCISLQKAETEDGRWYPEFFRINFSRCIFCGMCEEACPTTAIQMTPDFELGEYVRQDLVYEKENLLISGPGKYPDYNFYRVTGMAINGKEKGQAQKESAPIDVRSLLP